A DNA window from Stutzerimonas stutzeri contains the following coding sequences:
- a CDS encoding sigma-54-dependent transcriptional regulator: MRIKILCQNRVGILRDMLNLLVDYGINVARGEVGGEQGNAIYLHCPNLMNLQLQALRPKIEALPGVFELRKVSLMPSERHSLELNALLGALEFPVLSIDMSGAIVAANRAAAQLLGVRVDEVPGMSLSRYAEDFDLPELVRANKARINGLRVKIKGDVFLADIAPLQSEHDDSEALAGAVLTLHRADRVGERIYQVRKQELRGFDSIFQSSKVMAAVVREARRMAPLDAPLLIEGETGTGKELLARACHLSSPRGQSPFMALNCAGLPESMAETELFGYGPGAFEGARPEGKLGLLELTAGGTLFLDGVGEMSPRLQAKLLRFLQDGGFRRVGSDEEVYLDVRVICATQLDLSELCATGQFRQDLYHRLNVLSLHIPPLRDCLDGLQLLALHFIDQASRQIGCPLPTLSPQALERLAGYHWPGNVRQLENTLFQAVSLCEGGTIKPEHIRLPGYGAAQPLGDFSVEGDLASIVGRFEKAVLEGLYKQFPSSRQLGKRLGVSHTTIANKLREHGVGKADA, translated from the coding sequence ATGCGTATCAAGATTCTCTGCCAGAACCGCGTCGGCATCCTGCGCGACATGCTCAACCTGCTGGTCGACTACGGCATCAACGTCGCCCGTGGAGAGGTGGGGGGCGAGCAGGGCAACGCCATTTACCTGCACTGTCCCAACCTGATGAACCTGCAGCTGCAGGCCCTGCGGCCAAAGATCGAGGCACTGCCCGGCGTGTTCGAGCTGCGCAAGGTCAGCCTGATGCCCAGCGAGCGGCATTCCCTGGAACTCAATGCGTTGCTCGGCGCGCTGGAGTTTCCGGTGCTGTCGATCGACATGAGCGGCGCCATCGTCGCCGCCAATCGTGCTGCCGCGCAGCTGCTCGGCGTGCGCGTCGACGAAGTGCCGGGGATGAGCCTGTCGCGCTACGCCGAGGATTTCGATCTGCCCGAGCTGGTGCGCGCCAACAAAGCGCGGATCAACGGCCTGCGGGTGAAGATCAAGGGCGACGTGTTCCTCGCCGACATTGCGCCGCTGCAATCCGAACACGACGACAGTGAGGCATTGGCCGGCGCGGTACTGACCCTACATCGCGCCGACCGGGTCGGTGAACGCATCTACCAGGTGCGCAAGCAGGAGCTGCGTGGCTTCGACAGCATCTTCCAGAGTTCGAAAGTCATGGCGGCGGTGGTGCGCGAGGCGCGGCGCATGGCGCCGCTGGATGCGCCGCTGTTGATCGAGGGCGAAACCGGCACCGGCAAGGAGCTGCTGGCACGCGCCTGTCACCTGTCCAGCCCGCGCGGCCAGTCACCGTTTATGGCGCTCAACTGCGCCGGCTTGCCGGAGTCCATGGCCGAAACCGAGCTATTCGGCTACGGCCCTGGTGCCTTCGAGGGCGCGCGCCCGGAAGGCAAGCTCGGCCTGCTGGAGCTGACCGCTGGCGGTACGCTGTTTCTCGATGGCGTCGGCGAGATGAGTCCACGACTACAAGCCAAGCTGCTGCGCTTTCTGCAGGACGGCGGCTTCCGTCGGGTCGGCAGCGATGAGGAGGTCTATCTCGATGTGCGGGTGATCTGCGCGACCCAGCTCGACCTGTCCGAACTCTGCGCCACCGGCCAGTTTCGCCAGGATCTCTATCACCGCCTCAATGTGCTGTCGCTGCACATTCCGCCGCTGCGCGACTGCCTGGACGGCCTGCAGCTGCTGGCGCTGCACTTCATCGATCAGGCCAGCCGGCAGATCGGCTGTCCGCTGCCGACGCTCTCGCCGCAGGCGCTGGAGCGGCTGGCCGGCTATCACTGGCCGGGCAACGTGCGGCAGCTGGAGAACACCCTGTTCCAGGCGGTTTCGCTCTGCGAGGGCGGCACCATCAAGCCTGAGCATATTCGCCTGCCGGGCTACGGCGCAGCGCAACCGCTGGGCGATTTCTCAGTTGAGGGCGATCTGGCGAGCATCGTCGGGCGCTTCGAGAAGGCCGTGCTGGAAGGGCTGTACAAGCAGTTTCCGAGCAGCCGCCAACTGGGCAAGCGGCTCGGTGTGTCGCATACCACCATCGCCAACAAGCTGCGCGAGCATGGGGTGGGCAAGGCAGATGCGTGA
- a CDS encoding CheR family methyltransferase — protein MSTSLEPSTPKNSNLCRSTLDFPVIGIGASAGGLKALMTLFEHMPRDCGMAFVVIMHLSPKHESNADKILQNVTKMPVLQVTQPVPIERNHVYVIPPALDLLMNDGYLRLVKPERERGAQVAIDLFFRTLADVHHTHAVGVVLSGSGSDGSVGLSRIKEQGGVTLAQTPADAEYDSMPRSAIDTGMVDIVLPVAEMPQRLVELRRNQELLLKRQDPIASPGDTEQAGAEQSELEQAQAHAQSKPNELALREILAALRTRTGHDFRHYKQATVLRRIERRMQVNALRDMPSYARFLQSHPEETPALLADMLIGVTNFFRDREAFEALERDIIPALFEQKLDTDDKSLRVWTAACSTGEEAYSLAILLADQAEICGAQGDIQSQVFATDIDDRALETARAGIYPEAIVTDVPPTRLRQYFVKEQSHYRMQKELRERILFARHNILRDPPFSRIDLISCRNLMIYLDRDIQVEVLRMFHFALNPGGYLFLGSSETADACSQLFTPVDKKNRIYRAKEVGSSLRRAPSGPYHGFTLTAPSRPPFSEPPMRNRKFSFADVHQRALEQYAPPSVIVNHDAEIVHMSDRAGNFLRYVGGEPSLNLTTLVHPQLRLELRTALYQATHTGKSVEARRVRLERDGRSYYVNMVVRPFRDNEAGSDYMLVIFDEVEACMDPTTLEHPETKDSVLTQLEAELQQTKEQLQITMEHSETSTEELRASNEELQAINEELRSATEELETSKEELQSINEELTTVNFELKTKVDETSKINDDLQNLISSTDIATLFVDRKLRIKWFTPRTRDIFNVIGNDAGRSLLDITHRLDYPQLHTDAAKAFEELHLVEREVMERDGSHWYLARFLPYRTLDDRIQGAVLTFIDITGRRRAEERLEEGEAHMRLLAQSTKGYAIITLDCSGCITTWSRGAQTLFGYTEQQALGQCIDMLYTTQDRAARVPEAERKRALELGQASDERWHVRRDGVQRYFSGLVNPLVDGDGKIIGFAKIARDLTEERQNNSERQHELETIQAANQQKDQFFAVLSHELKHPLNLIQLNTDLLSRSPAAKNSQSLQKATQAIQNAVRSQSRIIDDLMDVSRIRTGKLKLHFATLRYQEVLRGIEAVFAPLAQAENVIFETFKPDAPLYIQADPTRLDQIIWNLLNNAWKFTKGGERICMQLERDGDQARLDIIDTGEGISADFLPKVFDMFGQAEMQHTQRAKHGLGIGLALVKQLVEAHNGRIEGFSEGIGRGARFSVWLPVHLQTEFELNELANTDQTGGLTGIKILLVDDSPDILDTMRELLESEGGDVTTADGGAQGIELAEQTRFDVIVSDVGMPEIDGHKMMSIIRRQGANSHTPSIALTGYGTLRDVEKAKAAGFTLHLRKPIDLQALIDAVTQAVR, from the coding sequence ATGAGCACCAGCCTAGAGCCGTCCACGCCCAAAAACAGCAATCTGTGCCGAAGTACACTGGACTTTCCGGTGATCGGAATCGGGGCATCGGCTGGTGGGCTCAAGGCTTTGATGACGCTATTCGAGCACATGCCACGCGATTGCGGCATGGCGTTCGTGGTGATCATGCACCTATCACCCAAGCACGAAAGCAATGCCGACAAGATTCTGCAGAACGTCACCAAGATGCCGGTGCTTCAGGTTACCCAGCCCGTCCCGATCGAGCGTAACCACGTCTATGTGATTCCGCCGGCACTTGACCTGCTGATGAACGATGGCTATCTGCGGCTGGTGAAGCCCGAGCGCGAGCGCGGCGCCCAGGTCGCGATCGATCTGTTCTTCCGTACGCTGGCCGATGTTCACCACACCCATGCCGTCGGCGTGGTGCTGTCTGGCAGCGGCTCCGATGGTTCGGTCGGGCTGTCGCGCATCAAGGAGCAAGGCGGCGTCACCCTGGCCCAGACGCCTGCAGATGCCGAATACGACTCGATGCCGCGCAGCGCCATCGACACCGGCATGGTCGATATCGTGCTACCGGTCGCAGAGATGCCCCAGCGCCTGGTTGAGCTACGCCGTAATCAGGAATTGCTGTTGAAACGGCAGGATCCTATTGCTTCGCCGGGCGATACCGAGCAAGCCGGCGCCGAGCAGAGCGAACTTGAACAAGCCCAGGCCCATGCCCAATCCAAGCCCAACGAATTGGCGTTGCGTGAGATTCTCGCGGCGCTGCGCACGCGCACTGGCCACGATTTCCGGCACTACAAGCAGGCCACGGTGCTGCGCCGTATCGAACGGCGAATGCAAGTCAACGCGCTGCGTGACATGCCCAGCTATGCGCGGTTTCTGCAAAGCCATCCGGAAGAAACCCCGGCGCTGCTGGCCGACATGCTGATCGGCGTAACCAATTTCTTCCGTGATCGCGAAGCATTCGAGGCGCTGGAGCGCGACATCATTCCCGCGCTGTTCGAGCAGAAGCTGGATACCGACGACAAATCGCTGCGCGTGTGGACGGCGGCATGCTCGACCGGCGAAGAGGCCTATTCCTTGGCCATCCTGCTGGCCGATCAGGCGGAAATTTGCGGCGCCCAGGGCGATATCCAGTCACAGGTGTTCGCTACCGATATCGACGACCGCGCGTTGGAAACCGCACGCGCCGGCATCTACCCGGAAGCCATCGTCACCGACGTGCCGCCGACACGGCTGCGGCAGTACTTCGTCAAGGAGCAGAGCCATTACCGCATGCAGAAGGAGCTGCGCGAACGCATCCTGTTTGCCCGCCACAACATCCTGCGTGACCCACCGTTCTCGCGAATCGACCTGATCTCCTGCCGCAACCTGATGATCTACCTGGACCGGGACATCCAGGTCGAAGTGCTGCGCATGTTCCATTTCGCCCTCAACCCCGGCGGCTACCTGTTCCTTGGCAGCTCGGAAACCGCCGATGCCTGTAGCCAGTTGTTCACACCGGTGGACAAGAAGAACCGCATCTACCGCGCCAAGGAAGTGGGCTCTTCCCTGCGCCGTGCGCCGTCGGGGCCGTATCACGGTTTCACCCTCACCGCGCCTAGCCGCCCACCGTTCAGTGAACCGCCCATGCGCAACCGGAAATTCTCTTTCGCGGATGTGCATCAGCGCGCGCTCGAGCAGTACGCACCGCCCAGCGTCATCGTCAATCACGATGCCGAAATCGTGCATATGTCCGATCGTGCGGGCAATTTTTTGCGCTATGTCGGCGGCGAGCCCTCGCTGAACCTGACGACGCTCGTGCATCCGCAGCTGCGCCTCGAACTGCGCACCGCGCTGTATCAGGCGACGCATACCGGGAAGAGCGTGGAGGCACGGCGGGTGCGCCTGGAGCGCGACGGGCGCAGTTACTACGTCAACATGGTGGTTCGTCCGTTCCGCGACAACGAGGCCGGCAGCGATTACATGCTGGTGATCTTCGATGAAGTGGAAGCCTGCATGGACCCCACTACGCTGGAGCATCCGGAAACCAAGGACAGCGTACTGACCCAGCTGGAAGCCGAACTGCAGCAGACCAAGGAGCAGCTGCAGATCACCATGGAACACTCGGAAACCTCAACCGAGGAGCTGCGAGCGTCCAACGAAGAACTGCAGGCGATAAACGAGGAGCTGCGCTCGGCCACCGAGGAACTGGAAACCAGCAAGGAAGAGCTGCAGTCGATCAACGAGGAGCTGACCACGGTCAACTTCGAGCTCAAAACGAAGGTCGACGAAACCAGCAAGATCAACGATGACTTGCAGAACCTGATCTCCTCGACCGACATCGCCACGCTGTTCGTCGACCGCAAGCTGCGTATCAAATGGTTCACCCCGCGCACGCGCGATATCTTCAATGTGATCGGCAACGACGCCGGGCGCTCACTGCTGGATATCACCCACCGCCTCGACTATCCACAACTGCACACGGATGCGGCGAAGGCTTTCGAAGAGCTTCATCTGGTCGAGCGGGAGGTTATGGAACGGGACGGCAGTCACTGGTACCTGGCGCGCTTTCTACCCTATCGAACGCTGGATGATCGTATCCAGGGCGCCGTGTTGACCTTTATCGACATTACCGGCCGACGCCGTGCGGAAGAGCGGCTCGAGGAGGGCGAAGCACATATGCGTCTCTTGGCGCAGAGCACCAAGGGTTACGCCATCATTACCCTGGACTGCAGCGGTTGCATCACCACCTGGAGCCGCGGCGCACAGACGCTGTTCGGCTACACCGAGCAGCAAGCCCTCGGTCAATGCATCGACATGCTCTACACCACGCAAGACCGTGCAGCCAGGGTGCCGGAGGCCGAGCGCAAACGCGCGCTTGAGCTGGGGCAGGCGTCAGACGAACGCTGGCATGTCCGCCGTGATGGCGTGCAGCGTTACTTCAGTGGCCTGGTAAACCCGTTGGTGGACGGTGATGGCAAGATAATCGGCTTCGCCAAGATTGCTCGCGACTTGACCGAAGAACGCCAGAACAACTCCGAAAGGCAGCATGAGCTGGAGACGATCCAGGCAGCGAATCAACAGAAAGACCAGTTTTTCGCCGTGCTGTCTCACGAGCTCAAGCACCCGCTGAACCTCATTCAGCTCAACACCGATCTGCTTTCGCGCTCACCGGCGGCGAAAAACTCGCAGAGTTTGCAAAAGGCGACCCAGGCGATCCAGAACGCCGTGCGCAGCCAGTCACGGATCATCGACGACCTGATGGATGTCTCGCGCATCCGTACCGGCAAACTCAAGTTGCACTTCGCCACGTTGCGCTACCAGGAAGTATTGCGCGGCATCGAAGCAGTGTTCGCCCCCCTCGCCCAAGCCGAGAACGTGATCTTCGAGACCTTCAAGCCGGACGCTCCGCTTTACATTCAAGCCGACCCGACGCGCCTGGATCAGATCATCTGGAATCTGTTGAACAACGCCTGGAAATTCACCAAGGGCGGTGAGCGCATCTGCATGCAGCTCGAACGCGACGGCGACCAGGCACGCCTGGACATCATCGATACCGGCGAGGGAATTTCCGCAGATTTCCTGCCCAAAGTGTTCGATATGTTCGGCCAGGCGGAAATGCAGCATACCCAGCGCGCCAAGCACGGGCTGGGTATAGGCCTAGCGCTGGTCAAGCAGTTGGTCGAGGCGCATAACGGCCGCATCGAAGGCTTCTCAGAGGGCATTGGCCGTGGCGCGCGCTTCAGCGTCTGGCTTCCGGTGCACTTGCAGACCGAGTTCGAACTCAACGAGCTGGCCAACACCGATCAGACCGGCGGGCTTACCGGTATCAAGATCCTGCTGGTGGATGACTCGCCAGACATCCTCGACACCATGCGCGAGCTGCTGGAAAGCGAAGGCGGGGACGTCACCACCGCCGACGGCGGCGCACAGGGCATCGAGCTGGCTGAGCAGACCCGCTTCGATGTGATCGTTTCGGATGTCGGCATGCCGGAAATCGACGGCCACAAGATGATGTCCATCATCCGCCGCCAGGGCGCCAACTCGCATACGCCGAGCATCGCACTGACCGGTTACGGCACCCTGCGCGACGTCGAAAAAGCCAAGGCCGCAGGCTTCACCCTGCACCTGCGCAAACCCATCGATCTGCAAGCGTTGATCGATGCCGTGACCCAAGCCGTGCGCTGA
- a CDS encoding L-serine ammonia-lyase: MSLSVFDLFKIGIGPSSSHTVGPMRAALQFAEGLRNDELLAATDHLRVELYGSLGATGKGHGSDKAVLLGLEGERPESVDTASIPQRMATLRESGGLRLLGEKTVRFDGGSDLQFIRKPLAFHPNGMIFRAFDAAGLQLRSREYYSVGGGFVIDEQATGGERIVEDTTPLPYPFHSAVELLGHCTTHGLAISQLMLANETAWRPQDDTRAGLLRIWQVMQDCVDTGCRTEGVMPGGLKVRRRAAGLYRQLSEHPEANLRDALNVLDWVDLYALAVNEENASGGRVVTAPTNGAAGIIPALLHYYMRFVPGADEDGVVRFLLTAAAIGILYKENASISGAEVGCQGEVGVACSMGAGALCEVLGGTPQQVENAAEIGMEHNLGLTCDPVGGLVQVPCIERNAMGAVKAINAARMALRGDGSHFISLDKVIRTMRQTGADMKSKYKETARGGLAVNIIEC, translated from the coding sequence ATGTCACTCAGCGTCTTCGACCTGTTCAAAATCGGCATCGGCCCGTCCAGTTCGCACACCGTTGGGCCGATGCGTGCAGCGCTGCAGTTTGCCGAAGGCCTGCGCAATGACGAACTGCTCGCCGCCACCGACCACCTCAGGGTCGAGCTGTACGGCTCGCTTGGTGCTACGGGCAAGGGCCACGGCAGCGACAAGGCCGTGCTGCTCGGCCTTGAAGGCGAGCGGCCCGAGAGCGTCGATACGGCGAGCATTCCCCAGCGCATGGCGACATTGCGCGAATCCGGCGGACTTCGCCTGCTGGGCGAGAAAACCGTACGCTTCGATGGCGGCAGCGATCTGCAATTCATCCGCAAGCCGCTCGCCTTCCATCCCAACGGCATGATTTTCCGCGCGTTCGATGCCGCCGGATTGCAACTGCGCAGCCGCGAGTACTATTCGGTGGGTGGCGGTTTCGTCATCGACGAACAGGCCACCGGCGGCGAGCGCATCGTCGAAGACACCACACCGCTGCCCTACCCCTTCCACAGTGCCGTGGAACTGCTTGGCCACTGCACGACACACGGCCTCGCCATCAGCCAGCTGATGCTGGCCAACGAAACGGCCTGGCGCCCGCAAGACGATACCCGCGCCGGGCTGCTGCGCATCTGGCAGGTGATGCAGGACTGCGTGGACACCGGCTGCCGTACCGAGGGCGTGATGCCCGGCGGGCTCAAGGTGCGCCGGCGCGCGGCGGGACTGTACCGCCAACTCAGCGAGCACCCCGAAGCCAACCTGCGCGATGCACTCAATGTACTCGACTGGGTCGATCTGTACGCACTCGCGGTCAACGAGGAAAACGCCAGCGGCGGTCGCGTGGTCACCGCCCCCACCAACGGTGCCGCCGGCATCATCCCGGCGCTGCTGCATTACTACATGCGCTTCGTACCGGGCGCGGACGAGGACGGCGTGGTGCGCTTTCTGCTAACCGCCGCGGCCATCGGCATCCTCTACAAGGAGAACGCCTCGATCTCCGGCGCTGAAGTTGGTTGCCAGGGCGAGGTCGGCGTGGCCTGCTCGATGGGCGCCGGCGCGCTGTGCGAGGTGCTTGGCGGCACGCCGCAGCAGGTGGAGAATGCCGCCGAGATCGGCATGGAGCACAACCTCGGCCTGACCTGCGACCCGGTCGGTGGGCTGGTCCAGGTGCCCTGCATCGAACGCAACGCCATGGGTGCGGTGAAGGCCATCAACGCCGCACGCATGGCGCTGCGCGGCGACGGCAGCCACTTCATCTCGCTGGACAAGGTCATCCGCACCATGCGCCAGACCGGCGCCGACATGAAGAGCAAGTACAAGGAGACCGCTCGCGGCGGGCTCGCAGTGAACATCATCGAGTGCTGA
- a CDS encoding NAD(P)/FAD-dependent oxidoreductase, giving the protein MTNDQANLHPAVTDCLIIGGGPAGLTAALYLARFRRSCMVVDAGSSRASWIPRSRNYPGFPPGITGNDLLVRLREQAGGYGARIEHGRVDHIEPHLEGFSVRYGEQTCVTRRIILATGIEDTLPDMPDVETAIAEGKVRLCAICDGYEVDGDNVAVYGEAENAINHAVFLRTFTDQVTVVVHGEQDACDQAIALAEHYAIRVISDRVESMQPCETGIDLLTCRGERHHFDIIYPNLGARFRSELAIQLGLDCDACGGVKVDEHLQTSLHGLYAIGDVTMGLKQISVAIGQAAQAATAVHNSLEANPWGGSVPVAR; this is encoded by the coding sequence ATGACTAACGACCAAGCGAACCTGCACCCCGCAGTGACCGATTGCCTGATCATCGGCGGAGGGCCAGCCGGCCTGACCGCGGCACTCTATCTGGCGCGCTTCCGGCGCAGCTGCATGGTGGTGGATGCAGGGTCGAGCCGGGCGTCGTGGATACCGCGCTCGCGTAATTATCCGGGCTTTCCGCCGGGCATCACCGGCAACGATCTGCTGGTGCGATTGCGCGAACAGGCCGGCGGCTATGGTGCACGGATAGAGCACGGCCGAGTGGACCATATCGAACCCCATCTAGAGGGCTTCAGTGTGCGCTATGGCGAGCAGACCTGCGTGACGCGGCGGATCATTCTCGCCACTGGCATCGAGGACACACTGCCGGACATGCCCGACGTCGAGACGGCGATCGCCGAGGGCAAGGTGCGGCTCTGTGCGATCTGCGATGGCTATGAAGTCGACGGCGACAACGTTGCGGTCTATGGCGAAGCGGAGAACGCCATCAACCATGCGGTGTTCCTGCGCACCTTCACCGATCAGGTCACGGTGGTGGTGCATGGCGAGCAGGACGCCTGCGACCAGGCCATCGCACTGGCCGAGCATTATGCGATCCGCGTGATCAGCGACCGCGTCGAGTCCATGCAACCTTGCGAAACCGGCATTGACCTGCTGACCTGCCGCGGCGAACGGCACCACTTCGACATCATCTACCCCAATCTGGGGGCGCGCTTTCGCTCCGAACTGGCCATCCAGCTAGGCCTGGACTGTGACGCGTGCGGCGGCGTGAAGGTGGACGAACACCTGCAAACCTCGCTACACGGGCTGTATGCCATTGGCGACGTGACCATGGGCTTGAAGCAGATCAGCGTCGCCATCGGCCAAGCGGCCCAGGCGGCTACCGCGGTGCACAACAGCCTGGAAGCCAACCCCTGGGGCGGGTCCGTACCGGTGGCCAGATAG
- a CDS encoding TRAP transporter substrate-binding protein — translation MAAQAAEPIVIKFAHVVADDTPKGKGALLFQKLVRERLAGKVDVEVYPNSTLVGDADEMQALLDNKVQMLAPSLSKFIEYSPKLEVFDLPFLFDDAAAVARFQKREASRELLRSMAGRGIYGLAYWNNGLKQLSANQPLRSPADAAGLAFRIQPSPVLEAQFAAVDATAVRLPFSEVSKAMQSGKVQGTEGPWSNIRGQNAGLKQSYVTETNHGVLNYMLVTNLEFWTSIPFAVRSELDNIVLEVTQTVNAEAASINEREREQLLAGGSTTLVTLTPEQRQAWRAKMQPVWKSFEAQIGADIMRAAMTVNRR, via the coding sequence ATGGCTGCTCAGGCCGCGGAGCCCATCGTCATCAAGTTTGCCCACGTCGTGGCGGACGACACGCCCAAGGGCAAGGGCGCTCTGTTGTTTCAGAAGCTGGTGCGCGAGCGGCTGGCAGGCAAGGTAGACGTCGAGGTTTATCCGAACTCCACGCTGGTGGGGGACGCTGACGAGATGCAGGCGTTGCTCGACAACAAGGTGCAGATGCTGGCGCCCTCGCTATCCAAGTTCATCGAGTACTCGCCGAAGCTGGAAGTATTCGACCTGCCATTCCTGTTCGATGACGCCGCCGCCGTTGCGCGCTTCCAGAAGCGTGAAGCAAGCCGTGAACTGCTGCGCTCGATGGCTGGCCGCGGCATCTACGGCCTGGCGTACTGGAACAACGGTCTCAAGCAGCTTTCGGCCAATCAGCCACTGCGGAGTCCGGCCGATGCGGCGGGGCTGGCGTTCCGCATTCAGCCCTCACCGGTGCTCGAGGCGCAGTTCGCCGCGGTCGACGCCACGGCGGTGCGGTTGCCGTTCTCCGAGGTGTCCAAGGCGATGCAGAGCGGTAAGGTGCAGGGCACCGAGGGGCCGTGGTCGAACATCCGTGGCCAGAACGCTGGCCTCAAGCAGAGCTATGTCACCGAGACCAATCACGGCGTGCTCAACTACATGCTGGTGACCAACCTGGAGTTCTGGACCAGCATTCCCTTCGCCGTACGCTCGGAGCTGGACAACATCGTGCTCGAGGTCACCCAGACCGTGAACGCCGAGGCCGCCTCGATCAACGAGCGTGAGCGCGAGCAGCTACTGGCCGGTGGCAGCACCACTCTGGTCACCCTGACTCCCGAGCAGCGCCAGGCCTGGCGAGCGAAGATGCAACCGGTGTGGAAGTCGTTCGAAGCACAGATCGGTGCAGACATCATGCGCGCGGCGATGACTGTCAACCGTCGCTGA